Proteins co-encoded in one Paludisphaera rhizosphaerae genomic window:
- a CDS encoding transglutaminase-like domain-containing protein: protein MFIRIGYDIQFEIPAPTAMMMLLRVHPSVEPLLVKPEDLKVEPAVDVLDFDDEFGNRSRRLLAPAGTLRLTNDAVVEVDGKPDPIAADAQEIPIDQLPPDVMQFLLASRYCEVDALSEAAWDLFSKTPRGWDRVQAIVDYVHDHITFGYKYARWTKTAKDAFEEKKGVCRDFTHLAVAFCRCMGIPARYVTGYLGDIGVPIAPDPMDFSAWFEVYLSGKWHTFDARHNQRRIGRLLMAKGRDAVDVAITTSFGPTTLKKFDVWTDEVTDATGQTKVHG, encoded by the coding sequence ATGTTCATTCGCATCGGATACGACATCCAATTCGAGATCCCCGCCCCGACGGCCATGATGATGCTCTTGCGCGTGCATCCGTCGGTCGAGCCGCTCCTCGTCAAGCCGGAAGACCTGAAGGTCGAACCGGCCGTCGACGTCCTGGACTTCGACGACGAGTTCGGCAACCGTTCGAGACGGCTCCTGGCGCCGGCTGGAACGCTTCGACTGACGAACGACGCCGTGGTCGAGGTCGACGGCAAGCCCGACCCGATCGCCGCCGACGCCCAGGAGATCCCCATCGACCAACTGCCGCCGGACGTCATGCAGTTCCTGCTGGCGAGCCGATACTGCGAGGTCGACGCACTCAGCGAGGCGGCGTGGGACCTCTTCTCCAAGACCCCCCGAGGCTGGGACCGCGTCCAGGCGATCGTCGATTACGTCCACGACCACATCACCTTCGGGTACAAATACGCCCGCTGGACCAAGACGGCCAAGGACGCCTTCGAGGAGAAAAAGGGGGTCTGCCGCGACTTTACGCACCTCGCCGTGGCGTTCTGCCGCTGCATGGGCATCCCCGCCCGGTACGTCACCGGCTACCTGGGGGATATCGGCGTCCCGATCGCGCCCGATCCGATGGATTTTTCCGCCTGGTTCGAGGTCTACCTCAGCGGCAAGTGGCACACCTTCGACGCCCGCCACAACCAGCGCCGGATCGGCCGCCTGCTCATGGCCAAGGGCCGCGACGCCGTCGACGTCGCCATCACCACCAGCTTCGGTCCGACGACGCTCAAGAAGTTCGATGTCTGGACCGACGAGGTCACCGACGCGACCGG
- a CDS encoding peptidase, whose translation MTYCLGIITKDGFVAASDSRTNAGYDQVNVCRKMHLFEIPGERVFVAMTSGSLSCSQSVVTLLRKDFELGKGLAAVETMYDAARCVGDQVRRVSKLDRKALERDGFKVNVNVILAGQIQGHAHDLYMVYPQGNPLRASAESPFLQIGECKYGRPILDRGVRYDRTSLEDAARYALISIDSTLRSNATVGPPIDLLVYGKDELHLNRRRRFPDRDPDLAAIHVQWEHALRQAVQALPPVDFSPEASR comes from the coding sequence ATGACGTATTGCCTGGGCATCATCACGAAGGACGGCTTCGTGGCGGCCTCGGACTCGCGGACCAACGCCGGCTACGATCAGGTGAACGTCTGTCGCAAGATGCACCTCTTCGAGATCCCCGGCGAACGAGTCTTCGTGGCAATGACCAGCGGCAGCCTCTCGTGCAGTCAGTCCGTGGTGACGCTGCTCCGCAAGGATTTCGAACTGGGCAAGGGGCTCGCCGCCGTCGAGACGATGTACGACGCCGCCCGCTGCGTCGGCGATCAGGTCCGCCGCGTCTCCAAGCTCGACCGCAAGGCGCTGGAGCGAGACGGCTTCAAGGTCAACGTCAACGTCATTCTCGCCGGCCAGATTCAGGGGCACGCGCACGACCTGTACATGGTCTATCCCCAGGGGAATCCCTTGCGCGCCTCGGCCGAGTCTCCATTCCTCCAGATCGGCGAGTGCAAGTACGGCCGGCCGATCCTCGACCGGGGGGTCCGCTACGACCGGACCTCCCTGGAGGATGCTGCGCGCTACGCGCTGATTTCGATCGACTCCACCCTGCGTTCGAACGCCACCGTCGGCCCGCCGATCGACCTGCTGGTTTACGGCAAGGACGAGCTGCACCTCAACCGCCGCCGCCGCTTCCCCGACCGCGATCCCGACCTCGCGGCCATCCACGTTCAGTGGGAGCACGCGCTTCGCCAGGCCGTGCAGGCGTTGCCGCCGGTTGATTTCTCTCCTGAAGCAAGTCGTTGA
- a CDS encoding efflux RND transporter permease subunit, giving the protein MVRAIISWSLHNRLIVLLGVAALVAAGVYSAMHLDVEAYPDPTPPLVEVITQNPGASPEEMERLVGIPLETALNGMKGLKYLRSTSLAGLNDIKCIFEYGTDYWAARQEVINRISFVSELPDGVTPSLSPWSPTGEIVRYVLEGDRYTLNQLKAVQDWVLERALKTVPGVIDVTGFGGTVKQYQILVDPRLLRQYDVSLQQVEDAINKSNANVGGDVLMLGSQAHNVRAVGLLGKGVDPLDPENAPNALAIEIQKLEDLNQVVITSRNGEPVYLRQVATSVVGSRPRLGIVGWGEKDDVVEGIVLMRKGEQALPTAENVRKKFEEIEQEKLLPEGMKINVFNQRTDLVHVTTHNVLHNLVVGMALVVAVLFVFLGDFASAAIVAVMIPLALLFSITVLYFRHESANLLSIGAVDFGIIVDSSVIIVENIFRHLTAPNTDRSRPLIDRIIEASNEIEHALFFSTTIIICAFIPLFSMSGPEGALFGPMANTYAFAILGALLLALTLAPVLCSFCFKNKEHEEDTFVDRLMKKRYLHNLDRVLNHRYMTMAFMGGLMVATALMIPSLGGEFMPQLEEGNLWIRAILPRTVSLETAAQMAPKLRAVIEATPEVRGVMSHVGRPDDGTDVTSYFNVEFNVPLKPMEEWRPEMTREKIQDEMSERFKAFPGVNFNFSQLIRDNVEEALSGVKGANSVKLFGNDIQTLEEAGQRVVNVIRNVHGIEGVGLFHIVGQPNLEIEIDRAACARHGINIEDVEDAVQVAIGGRSFSRMVEGEKLYDIVLRLPPALRDDPEVISKVMIDVPARGDAPGYRVPLAQLAQIHAHKPGASYIYRENNRRYIPIKFSVRGRDLASAIAEAQRRVDDPKTGADLPRGYSIIWSGEFAQMQQANARLMWIVPLAIGLIMILLYMAFSSVKDALLVMANVVAATMGGIWALKMTNTPFSISAAVGFISIFGVAVQDGVLLISYFNQMRSAGLPVREAIMHGAELRVRPVVMTSLTAALGLLPAAMAQSIGSQAQKPLAIVVVGGMLVTLFLTRYLMPVLYSFFPGPLSHHLDSEAEMMIEGSHYTEEILREEHDEPLPEPEDG; this is encoded by the coding sequence ATGGTACGCGCGATCATTTCGTGGAGTCTTCACAACCGCCTGATCGTCCTGTTGGGGGTCGCGGCGCTTGTGGCGGCCGGGGTTTACTCGGCGATGCACCTGGACGTCGAGGCTTACCCCGACCCGACGCCCCCGCTGGTGGAGGTCATCACCCAGAATCCCGGCGCCAGCCCCGAGGAAATGGAGCGGCTGGTGGGGATCCCGCTTGAGACGGCGCTCAACGGGATGAAGGGGCTGAAATACCTGCGCAGCACCTCGCTCGCCGGCCTCAACGACATCAAGTGCATCTTTGAGTACGGCACCGACTACTGGGCGGCCCGGCAGGAGGTCATCAACCGGATCTCGTTCGTTTCCGAGCTGCCCGACGGCGTCACCCCCTCGCTGTCGCCCTGGAGCCCGACCGGCGAGATCGTCCGATATGTGCTGGAAGGGGATCGTTACACCCTCAACCAGCTCAAGGCGGTCCAGGACTGGGTGCTGGAACGAGCGCTGAAGACGGTGCCAGGCGTCATCGACGTGACCGGCTTCGGCGGGACGGTGAAGCAGTACCAGATCCTCGTCGACCCCCGTTTGCTGCGGCAGTACGACGTGTCCCTGCAACAGGTCGAGGACGCGATCAACAAGTCCAACGCGAACGTCGGCGGCGACGTTCTGATGCTGGGGAGCCAGGCTCACAACGTCCGGGCGGTCGGCCTGCTGGGGAAGGGGGTGGATCCGCTCGACCCCGAGAACGCCCCGAACGCTCTGGCGATCGAGATTCAGAAGCTGGAGGACCTCAACCAGGTCGTCATCACCTCGCGCAACGGCGAGCCCGTCTACCTCCGGCAGGTGGCGACGTCGGTCGTCGGCTCGCGGCCTCGCCTTGGGATCGTCGGCTGGGGCGAGAAGGACGACGTCGTCGAGGGGATCGTCCTGATGCGCAAGGGGGAGCAGGCCCTCCCCACCGCCGAGAACGTCCGCAAGAAGTTTGAGGAGATCGAGCAGGAGAAGCTCCTCCCCGAGGGGATGAAGATCAATGTCTTCAACCAGCGGACCGACCTGGTCCACGTCACGACCCACAACGTCCTGCACAACCTGGTCGTGGGCATGGCGCTGGTGGTCGCCGTGCTGTTCGTCTTCCTGGGAGACTTCGCCAGCGCCGCGATCGTGGCCGTGATGATCCCGCTGGCCCTGTTGTTCTCGATCACGGTGCTGTATTTCCGCCACGAGTCGGCCAACCTGCTGTCGATCGGGGCGGTCGACTTCGGCATCATCGTGGACAGCTCGGTCATCATCGTCGAGAACATCTTCCGCCACCTGACGGCGCCCAACACCGACCGCTCGCGGCCGCTGATCGACCGGATCATCGAGGCCTCCAACGAGATCGAACACGCCTTGTTCTTCTCGACGACGATCATCATCTGCGCCTTCATCCCGCTCTTCTCGATGTCGGGACCGGAGGGCGCCCTGTTCGGGCCGATGGCGAACACCTACGCCTTCGCGATCCTGGGTGCGTTGCTGCTGGCGCTGACGCTGGCGCCGGTCCTCTGCTCGTTCTGCTTCAAGAACAAGGAGCACGAGGAGGACACCTTCGTCGACCGCCTGATGAAGAAGCGGTACCTCCACAACCTGGACCGCGTCCTGAACCATCGTTACATGACGATGGCCTTCATGGGGGGCCTGATGGTCGCGACCGCCCTGATGATCCCGAGCCTGGGCGGCGAGTTCATGCCCCAGTTGGAAGAAGGGAACCTCTGGATCCGGGCGATCCTGCCGCGGACCGTCTCGCTGGAGACGGCCGCGCAGATGGCGCCGAAGCTCCGCGCGGTGATCGAAGCAACGCCGGAGGTCCGCGGCGTGATGTCGCACGTCGGCCGGCCTGACGACGGCACCGACGTCACCTCATATTTCAACGTCGAGTTCAACGTCCCCCTCAAGCCCATGGAGGAGTGGCGGCCGGAGATGACCCGCGAGAAGATCCAGGACGAGATGTCGGAGCGGTTCAAGGCGTTCCCCGGCGTCAACTTCAACTTCTCGCAGCTCATCCGCGACAACGTCGAGGAGGCTCTCTCGGGCGTGAAGGGGGCCAACTCGGTCAAGCTCTTCGGCAACGACATCCAGACGCTCGAAGAGGCCGGCCAGCGCGTCGTGAACGTGATCCGAAACGTCCACGGCATCGAGGGCGTCGGACTCTTCCACATCGTCGGCCAGCCGAACCTGGAGATCGAGATCGACCGCGCCGCGTGCGCTCGGCACGGGATCAACATCGAGGACGTCGAGGACGCCGTTCAGGTGGCCATCGGCGGACGGTCCTTCTCGCGGATGGTCGAGGGGGAAAAGCTCTACGACATCGTTCTGCGGCTGCCGCCGGCCTTGCGCGACGACCCCGAAGTCATCAGCAAGGTCATGATCGACGTCCCCGCTCGCGGAGACGCGCCGGGGTATCGCGTGCCGCTGGCGCAACTCGCGCAGATCCACGCCCACAAGCCGGGCGCCTCGTACATCTACCGTGAGAACAACCGCCGTTACATCCCGATCAAGTTCAGCGTCCGGGGTCGCGACCTGGCTTCCGCCATCGCCGAAGCTCAGCGCCGGGTCGATGATCCCAAGACGGGCGCCGACCTCCCGCGCGGCTACTCGATCATCTGGTCGGGCGAGTTCGCGCAGATGCAGCAGGCCAACGCCCGGCTCATGTGGATCGTGCCGCTGGCGATCGGCCTGATCATGATCCTGTTGTACATGGCCTTCAGTTCGGTGAAAGACGCGCTGCTGGTCATGGCCAACGTCGTCGCGGCGACGATGGGGGGCATCTGGGCTCTGAAGATGACGAATACGCCGTTCTCGATCTCGGCGGCCGTCGGCTTCATCTCGATCTTCGGCGTGGCCGTGCAGGACGGCGTGCTTCTGATCTCGTACTTCAACCAGATGCGGAGCGCGGGCCTGCCGGTGCGTGAGGCGATCATGCACGGGGCCGAGCTGCGCGTTCGCCCGGTTGTGATGACCTCGCTGACGGCGGCCCTCGGCCTGCTGCCGGCCGCGATGGCTCAGTCGATCGGCTCGCAGGCCCAGAAGCCGCTGGCCATCGTCGTCGTCGGCGGCATGCTGGTCACGCTCTTCCTGACCCGCTACTTGATGCCCGTTCTCTACAGCTTCTTCCCTGGCCCCCTCAGCCACCACCTCGACTCCGAGGCCGAGATGATGATCGAGGGCTCGCACTACACCGAGGAAATCCTCCGCGAGGAACACGACGAACCCCTCCCCGAACCCGAGGACGGCTGA
- a CDS encoding M3 family oligoendopeptidase: MTTTYVPEKFPPRWLPEGTELKTWEQIEPWYQKLLALPVDTPEQVETWLAASDELNAAVGQEGTARYVAMTCQTDDPAREASYLEFVREVEPKLKPYLNDVRNRFLDAPGRAGLSKDRYHVFVRSLENRRALYREANIPRETRLAELQQSYQKAVGAMTVQFQGQERTLAQLSPFLESPDRNVRREAWTLAAERRLTDRDMLDGLFDEMRALRLEIAREAGFDDYVAYSYRNRERFDYGPTEAYAFHEAVEKTVVPLAAEIHREHRKSLGVDSLRPWDLSADSLGRPPLKPYDDVARLAVGAEEIFREVDPDLGAQFAYMREHNLLDLANRKGKAPGGYQTTYEADRLPFIFMNAVGVDGDVRTLLHEGGHAFHTLASRGEKLAAYRESPLEFCEVASMTMELFGAGAKDPFYAPAESERSYRKLLEGIVTILPWIATVDAFQHWLYNNPEHTRDDRRAAWRGLIERFGGDVDWSGLEDARDHSWHRQLHIFLYPFYYIEYGIAQLGALQLWKRSLTDRPGAVASYRKALSIGGARPLPQLFEAAGARFAFDVPTIAPLMETIGQELSRLAP, encoded by the coding sequence ATGACGACGACCTACGTTCCCGAAAAGTTCCCCCCGCGCTGGCTCCCCGAAGGCACCGAACTGAAGACCTGGGAGCAGATCGAGCCCTGGTACCAGAAGCTGCTGGCCCTGCCCGTCGACACGCCCGAGCAGGTGGAGACCTGGCTGGCGGCCTCCGACGAATTGAACGCGGCCGTCGGCCAGGAAGGGACGGCGCGCTACGTCGCGATGACCTGTCAGACCGACGACCCGGCGCGTGAGGCGTCTTACCTGGAGTTCGTCCGCGAGGTCGAGCCGAAGCTCAAGCCCTACCTCAACGACGTCCGCAACAGGTTCCTGGACGCCCCCGGCCGCGCGGGGCTGTCGAAGGATCGGTATCACGTCTTCGTCCGCTCGCTGGAGAACCGCCGGGCCCTCTATCGCGAGGCCAACATCCCCCGCGAGACCCGCCTGGCCGAATTGCAGCAGTCGTACCAGAAGGCCGTCGGCGCGATGACCGTCCAGTTCCAGGGGCAGGAGCGGACGCTGGCGCAGCTCTCGCCGTTCCTGGAATCGCCCGACCGCAACGTCCGCCGCGAGGCCTGGACGCTCGCCGCCGAGCGCCGGCTGACCGATCGCGACATGCTCGACGGCCTCTTCGACGAGATGCGGGCCCTCCGCCTGGAGATCGCCCGCGAGGCCGGGTTCGACGACTACGTCGCCTACTCCTACCGCAACCGCGAGCGGTTCGACTACGGCCCGACCGAGGCGTACGCCTTCCACGAGGCCGTCGAAAAGACCGTCGTCCCCCTCGCCGCCGAGATCCATCGCGAGCACCGCAAGAGCCTGGGCGTTGATTCACTCCGCCCCTGGGACCTCTCGGCCGACTCCCTGGGCCGGCCTCCGCTGAAGCCCTACGACGACGTCGCCCGCCTCGCCGTGGGCGCGGAGGAGATCTTCCGCGAGGTCGACCCGGACCTCGGCGCCCAGTTCGCTTACATGCGCGAGCACAACCTGCTGGACCTGGCCAACCGCAAGGGGAAGGCGCCCGGCGGCTATCAGACGACCTACGAGGCCGATCGCCTGCCGTTCATCTTCATGAACGCCGTGGGCGTGGACGGCGACGTCCGCACGCTGCTCCATGAAGGGGGCCACGCCTTCCACACGCTGGCCTCACGCGGCGAGAAGCTGGCCGCCTATCGTGAGAGCCCGCTGGAGTTCTGCGAAGTCGCCTCGATGACGATGGAGCTGTTCGGCGCCGGTGCCAAGGACCCATTCTACGCCCCGGCGGAATCCGAGAGGTCGTACCGCAAGCTGCTGGAGGGAATCGTCACGATCCTCCCCTGGATCGCCACGGTCGACGCCTTCCAGCACTGGCTCTACAACAACCCCGAGCACACCCGCGACGACCGTCGCGCCGCCTGGCGTGGGCTCATCGAGCGGTTCGGCGGCGACGTCGACTGGTCGGGCCTGGAAGACGCCCGCGACCACTCGTGGCACCGCCAGCTCCACATCTTCCTGTACCCGTTCTATTACATCGAGTACGGCATCGCGCAGCTCGGCGCCCTCCAGCTCTGGAAGCGCAGCCTGACCGACCGCCCCGGGGCGGTGGCTTCCTACCGCAAGGCGCTGTCCATCGGCGGCGCCAGGCCCCTGCCCCAACTCTTCGAAGCCGCCGGCGCCCGCTTCGCCTTCGACGTGCCGACCATCGCCCCGTTGATGGAAACGATCGGGCAGGAACTTTCCCGACTCGCCCCCTGA